One stretch of Actinacidiphila sp. DG2A-62 DNA includes these proteins:
- a CDS encoding UbiX family flavin prenyltransferase, with product MRLVVAMTGATGAVIGIRLLEALRHMEVETHLVMSRWARATIALETDCTVPEVAALAVVNHRPQDQGASISSGSFPTDGMAIVPCSMKTVAGIRAGFAQDLVGRAADVTLKEGRKLVLVARETLLSTIHLENLLALSRMGVTILPPTPAFYNHPKDLDDVVDHIVARTLDQFGLRLPTARRWSGLAVERHSRAAAPAESEGLHDVLPADDTIA from the coding sequence ATGCGACTCGTCGTAGCCATGACCGGAGCCACCGGGGCTGTCATCGGCATCCGGCTGCTGGAGGCGTTGCGCCACATGGAGGTGGAGACGCATCTCGTGATGAGCCGGTGGGCCCGCGCGACCATCGCTCTGGAGACCGACTGCACCGTGCCGGAGGTGGCAGCGCTGGCCGTCGTCAACCACAGACCGCAGGATCAGGGAGCGTCCATCTCCAGCGGTTCCTTCCCCACCGACGGCATGGCGATCGTCCCGTGCAGCATGAAGACGGTCGCGGGTATCCGCGCCGGCTTCGCACAGGATCTCGTCGGCCGGGCGGCGGATGTGACTCTCAAAGAGGGCCGCAAGCTCGTCCTGGTCGCCCGCGAGACCTTGCTGTCCACCATCCACCTGGAGAACCTGCTGGCGCTGTCCCGCATGGGCGTGACGATCCTGCCTCCGACGCCGGCCTTCTACAACCACCCCAAGGATCTCGACGACGTCGTCGACCACATCGTCGCCCGCACCCTCGACCAGTTCGGGCTCCGGCTGCCCACTGCGCGCCGCTGGAGCGGACTGGCCGTCGAACGCCACTCACGGGCCGCCGCGCCCGCCGAGTCCGAGGGCCTCCATGACGTCCTGCCCGCGGACGACACCATCGCCTGA
- a CDS encoding non-oxidative hydroxyarylic acid decarboxylases subunit C codes for MAYADLREFLETLRKNNQLLNYSDPVRPEPDLSSAAAATTNLTDRGPALLFDTIEGYEQGKARVALNVVGSWPNHALMLGMAKDTPVKEQFFEFAERGEAFPGRVERRTDAPWQEHTLTEGIDLFQILPLFRLNEHDVGSYIDKAIVVTRDPDDPEHFGKQNAGIYRIQVKDKDRLGIQPLAAHDIGLHLHKAEERGENLPIAIAIGNEPVISTVGGMPLAYDQSEYEMAAAIQGAPYRIAKAPLTGLDVPWGSEVILEGEIICGEREIEGPFGEFTGYYSGARSQPVIRVTRVSHRTDPIFEHLYLGKPWTEMDYALALNTSVPLYRQLKADFPEVVAVNAMYTQGLLGIISVKQRFGGHAKAVGMRAMTTPHGLAYCKVIIVDDDDIDPFNLAQVMWALSVRFHPQHDLVTVPNGSVLALDPSSDPDGIVHKVVIDATTPISPETRGHYAHEVANPSATAAWETLLKGLIT; via the coding sequence ATGGCCTATGCCGACCTGCGGGAATTCCTCGAAACCCTGCGGAAGAACAACCAGCTCCTGAACTACTCCGACCCCGTCAGGCCCGAGCCCGACCTGAGTTCCGCGGCCGCCGCCACCACCAACCTCACCGACCGCGGGCCGGCCCTCCTGTTCGACACCATCGAGGGGTACGAGCAGGGGAAGGCCCGCGTGGCCCTCAACGTCGTCGGCTCCTGGCCCAACCACGCCCTCATGCTCGGCATGGCCAAGGACACTCCCGTCAAGGAGCAGTTCTTCGAGTTCGCCGAACGCGGGGAAGCCTTTCCCGGCCGGGTCGAGCGCCGTACCGACGCCCCCTGGCAGGAGCACACGCTGACCGAGGGCATCGACCTCTTCCAGATCCTGCCGCTGTTCCGCCTCAACGAGCACGACGTCGGCTCCTACATCGACAAGGCGATCGTCGTCACCCGCGACCCGGACGACCCGGAGCACTTCGGCAAGCAGAACGCCGGCATCTACCGCATTCAGGTCAAGGACAAGGACCGTCTGGGCATCCAGCCGCTGGCCGCACACGACATCGGCCTGCACCTGCACAAGGCCGAGGAACGCGGCGAGAACCTCCCCATCGCCATCGCCATCGGCAACGAACCCGTCATCTCCACCGTCGGCGGCATGCCCCTGGCCTACGACCAGTCCGAATACGAGATGGCCGCCGCCATCCAGGGCGCCCCCTACCGCATCGCCAAGGCGCCCCTGACCGGCCTCGACGTGCCGTGGGGCTCCGAGGTGATCCTCGAAGGCGAGATCATCTGCGGCGAACGCGAGATCGAGGGCCCCTTCGGTGAATTCACCGGCTACTACTCCGGCGCCCGCAGCCAGCCCGTCATCCGCGTCACCCGGGTCAGCCACCGCACCGACCCCATCTTCGAGCACCTCTACCTCGGCAAGCCGTGGACGGAGATGGACTACGCCCTCGCCCTGAATACCAGCGTCCCGCTGTACCGGCAGCTCAAGGCGGACTTCCCCGAGGTCGTGGCGGTCAACGCCATGTACACCCAGGGCCTGCTCGGCATCATCTCCGTCAAGCAGCGCTTCGGCGGCCACGCCAAGGCCGTCGGCATGCGCGCCATGACCACCCCCCACGGCCTGGCCTACTGCAAGGTGATCATCGTCGACGACGACGACATCGACCCCTTCAACCTCGCCCAGGTCATGTGGGCGCTGTCGGTGCGCTTCCACCCCCAGCACGACCTGGTCACCGTGCCCAACGGCTCCGTACTGGCTCTGGACCCGAGCTCCGACCCGGACGGCATCGTCCACAAGGTGGTCATCGACGCCACCACCCCGATCTCGCCCGAGACCCGCGGCCACTACGCCCACGAGGTGGCCAACCCGTCAGCCACCGCGGCGTGGGAGACGCTGCTGAAGGGACTGATCACATGA
- a CDS encoding non-oxidative hydroxyarylic acid decarboxylases subunit D, whose protein sequence is MTSPLDTTVCPRCEQSTVRVMTTSPVPGAWTMHVCDTCFYSYRSTEGPTATDPASFPQDWKVDPADIPGMLAMPPVPQRRG, encoded by the coding sequence ATGACCTCCCCCCTCGACACCACCGTCTGCCCGCGCTGTGAGCAGTCCACCGTGCGCGTCATGACCACCTCGCCCGTGCCGGGCGCGTGGACCATGCACGTCTGCGACACCTGCTTCTACAGCTACCGCTCCACCGAGGGCCCCACCGCCACCGACCCCGCCTCGTTCCCCCAGGACTGGAAGGTCGACCCGGCCGACATCCCGGGCATGCTCGCCATGCCACCGGTGCCCCAGCGCCGCGGCTGA